From Pan troglodytes isolate AG18354 chromosome 9, NHGRI_mPanTro3-v2.0_pri, whole genome shotgun sequence, the proteins below share one genomic window:
- the LOC743878 gene encoding peptidyl-prolyl cis-trans isomerase A-like produces the protein MVNPTVFFDITVDGEPLGRISFELFADKVPKTTENFRALSIGQKGFGCKSSCFHRIIPGFMYQGGDFTCHNGTGGKSIYGEKFDDENFILKHTGPGTLSMAIAGPNTKGSQLFIYTAKSEWLDGKHVVFGKVKEGMNIAEAMERFGSRNGKTSKKITIADCG, from the coding sequence ATGGTCAACCCCACCGTGTTCTTCGACATCACCGTGGATGGTGAGCCCCTGGGCCGCATCTCCTTCGAGCTGTTTGCAGACAAGGTTCCAAAGACAACAGAAAACTTTCGTGCTCTGAGCATTGGACAAAAAGGATTTGGTTGTAAGAGTTCCTGCTTTCACAGAATTATTCCAGGGTTTATGTATCAGGGTGGTGACTTCACATGCCATAATGGCACTGGTGGCAAGTCCATCTATGGGGAGAAATTTGATGATGAGAACTTCATCCTAAAGCATACAGGTCCTGGCACCTTGTCCATGGCAATTGCTGGACCCAACACAAAAGGTTCCCAGCTTTTCATCTACACTGCCAAGAGTGAGTGGTTGGATGGCAAGCATGTGGTCTTTGGCAAGGTGAAAGAAGGCATGAATATTGCAGAGGCCATGGAGCGCTTTGGGTCCAGGAATGGCAAGACCAGCAAGAAGATCACCATTGCTGACTGTGGATAA